The Pseudarthrobacter sulfonivorans genome includes a window with the following:
- a CDS encoding CYTH and CHAD domain-containing protein, translating into MATTPVVEIERKFDVEDSVLLPSFQDLPGVDRTDKPGEHRLEADYFDTKDLRLASAQVTLRRRTGGEDAGWHLKLPSAADERREFHEPLGKVDDGVPEALLKLVRVHTRGRALNPVARLKTRRIVHRLLNKKGEVLASVSDDTVEAETLTPKRALRRWREWEIELVEGSRDLLDAAQDRLAAAGVRLSAHPSKLARALGRDPQASTNSAPNPKPKSPAADVLLAYLSEQVRELKAQDPLVRLDAPDAVHKMRVATRRMRSVLATFRKLLGDANLVGALRDELKWLAGVLGAARDAEVMHARLKDMVAEEPGELVMGPVARRIDLELDADYQKAHTKVLKTLNGPRYFRLLDSLETVLTGPPRSPLAAKPARKVIPRLVKRDVKRLRAAVRDAKRNPAGTSDHPALHEARKDGKRLRYAAEAATPISPKKAARLADAAQDVQKILGDHQDSVVTRDLLRRLGAEAFVQGENGFTYGRLHALEQAAAVEAEARFHRQWKKFPAASL; encoded by the coding sequence ATGGCCACAACACCGGTTGTTGAGATCGAACGGAAGTTTGATGTCGAGGACTCGGTCCTCCTTCCCTCATTCCAGGACCTGCCCGGGGTTGACCGCACGGACAAGCCCGGGGAGCACCGGCTGGAGGCCGACTACTTCGATACCAAGGACCTGCGCCTGGCATCTGCGCAGGTAACGCTCCGCCGACGAACCGGCGGCGAGGACGCAGGATGGCACCTGAAGCTCCCCTCCGCCGCGGACGAGCGGAGGGAATTCCACGAACCGCTTGGCAAGGTCGACGATGGGGTTCCCGAAGCACTCCTGAAGCTCGTGCGCGTGCACACGAGAGGGCGGGCCCTGAACCCGGTCGCGAGGCTGAAGACCCGACGCATCGTGCACCGTCTCCTGAACAAGAAGGGCGAGGTTCTCGCCAGTGTCAGTGATGACACCGTGGAAGCCGAGACCCTCACGCCCAAACGGGCTCTCCGGCGCTGGCGTGAGTGGGAGATCGAACTCGTCGAGGGCTCCCGGGACCTGCTTGATGCCGCTCAGGACCGGCTGGCAGCTGCGGGCGTCCGGCTCTCCGCCCATCCATCCAAGCTGGCCCGCGCGCTCGGCCGGGATCCGCAGGCCTCCACGAACTCAGCACCGAACCCGAAACCCAAGAGCCCAGCGGCGGATGTCCTGCTCGCCTATCTCAGCGAACAAGTCCGGGAGCTCAAGGCCCAGGACCCCCTCGTCCGGCTTGACGCCCCGGACGCGGTCCATAAGATGCGGGTAGCCACGCGGAGAATGCGCTCGGTGCTGGCGACGTTCAGGAAACTGCTGGGTGACGCCAACTTAGTAGGCGCCCTCCGGGATGAACTGAAGTGGCTCGCCGGCGTGCTCGGTGCGGCCCGCGACGCCGAAGTCATGCACGCCCGCCTCAAGGACATGGTCGCCGAAGAACCGGGTGAGCTTGTTATGGGCCCCGTCGCCCGCCGCATCGATCTTGAACTCGACGCCGACTACCAAAAAGCCCACACGAAAGTACTGAAAACACTGAACGGGCCGCGCTACTTCCGCCTCCTCGACTCCCTCGAAACCGTTCTTACCGGCCCGCCACGGTCACCGCTTGCGGCCAAACCGGCCCGCAAAGTGATCCCGCGGCTGGTCAAACGGGACGTCAAGCGCCTGCGTGCTGCAGTCCGGGACGCTAAGCGGAACCCGGCCGGAACCAGCGACCATCCAGCCCTGCACGAGGCAAGGAAAGACGGCAAACGGCTGCGCTACGCCGCCGAAGCAGCAACGCCCATCAGTCCCAAGAAGGCCGCCCGGCTCGCGGATGCGGCCCAGGATGTCCAGAAGATCCTGGGCGACCATCAGGACAGCGTCGTCACCCGGGACCTGCTGCGCAGGCTCGGAGCCGAGGCCTTCGTCCAGGGGGAAAACGGGTTCACCTATGGCCGGCTTCACGCGCTGGAGCAGGCCGCTGCGGTGGAAGCTGAAGCCCGTTTCCACCGTCAATGGAAGAAGTTCCCGGCCGCTTCCCTATAG
- a CDS encoding three-helix bundle dimerization domain-containing protein translates to MDNETEEHLVTRVVERLAARYPEASRTLITEIVGEEYHGLDGGRIRAYVPTLVENGARTRLHRTLKNSSADG, encoded by the coding sequence GTGGATAACGAAACTGAAGAACATCTCGTGACACGTGTTGTGGAGCGGCTTGCGGCCCGTTACCCCGAGGCGTCTCGTACGCTAATCACCGAAATAGTCGGCGAGGAATACCATGGCCTGGATGGTGGGCGCATTCGTGCCTATGTACCGACCCTGGTCGAAAACGGCGCCCGCACCCGGCTGCACCGTACCCTCAAGAACAGCTCTGCTGACGGATAA
- the ppk2 gene encoding polyphosphate kinase 2 produces the protein MVEAEQPWTPEDPWWVRDNLRQAIDRLVEQGYTVRGGQGEDPELIDPGGSAVETWREDYPYDERMTREAYEAEKYLLQIELLKFQYWGQDRGFKNVIVFEGRDAAGKGGTIKRFTEHLDPRSARTVALGKPSDREQGQWYFQRYIQHLPTAGEIVMFDRSWYNRANVERVMGFCTDAEYQAFMTQAPVFEEMLVNSGIHLNKFWFSVTRHEQRTRFAIRQIDPVRRWKLSPVDLASLDRWESYTEAKEQTFLRTDTDHAPWITIKSNDKKRGRINAMRYFLNQFDYDGKNTAVVHDPDPLIVRRGRIAVGD, from the coding sequence ATGGTGGAGGCAGAGCAACCGTGGACCCCCGAGGACCCGTGGTGGGTCAGGGATAATCTTCGCCAAGCCATCGACCGCCTCGTCGAGCAGGGATACACAGTCCGCGGCGGGCAAGGCGAGGACCCGGAGCTCATCGACCCCGGCGGCTCGGCTGTTGAGACGTGGCGGGAGGACTACCCCTACGACGAGCGGATGACCCGCGAGGCCTACGAGGCGGAGAAATACCTCCTGCAGATCGAACTGCTCAAATTCCAGTACTGGGGCCAGGACCGCGGTTTCAAGAATGTGATCGTTTTCGAGGGCCGCGACGCGGCGGGCAAAGGAGGGACGATCAAGCGCTTCACCGAGCACCTCGATCCCCGCTCCGCCAGGACCGTCGCGCTGGGCAAACCGTCGGACCGTGAACAGGGCCAGTGGTACTTCCAGCGATACATCCAGCACCTGCCCACGGCAGGTGAAATCGTGATGTTTGATCGTTCCTGGTACAACCGTGCGAACGTCGAACGCGTCATGGGATTCTGCACCGACGCGGAATACCAGGCCTTCATGACGCAGGCGCCGGTCTTCGAGGAAATGCTCGTCAACTCCGGGATCCACTTGAATAAGTTTTGGTTCTCCGTGACCCGCCACGAGCAGCGCACCCGCTTCGCCATCCGCCAGATCGACCCCGTCCGGCGCTGGAAACTCTCGCCCGTGGACCTTGCCTCCTTGGACCGGTGGGAGTCCTACACCGAGGCCAAAGAGCAAACCTTTCTCCGCACCGACACAGATCACGCACCCTGGATCACCATCAAATCCAACGACAAGAAGCGCGGACGTATCAACGCCATGCGCTACTTCCTAAATCAGTTCGACTACGACGGCAAGAACACCGCAGTTGTCCACGACCCCGACCCGCTGATCGTGCGCCGAGGCCGGATAGCCGTCGGAGACTGA
- a CDS encoding putative bifunctional diguanylate cyclase/phosphodiesterase, producing the protein MKQVPMLHTPAVPEARISGDLNGTITAWNAGAAEMFGFSAGEAIGRNYDLLTTTNGTILHREVLEHLRAGKGSSAVRARWRRHDGRVAEVSLTHSPRFDADGILIGSTTIARDVTAVAQLQDEAGNERERLIEAQEMAHVGSAEYDFSSGRWWHSEEFGRLLDLTTGENVSVSMLLEKIHPQDRDGVRTDWHSLDGAGSRHVDRELRLIQPTGDVRWIQASVRVTGTGIRTRVLITALDITARKLAEAVLTHQASHDALTGLPNRILINTILHDLLGRKASRVVVFFLDVDRFKTVNDAVGHAAGDAILTQLAARLRPAIRPGDTVGRFGGDEFIVICQNLHATGATAVAERLRAAVKEAFTLGGRRIFLNISIGIAPAGPGDTAETILDAADMAMYQAKNAGGDRIAVRDSRTQAAATARLNLESDLRVALDRNELRLHYQPVIDVKTGTPIGLEALLRWEHPTHGLLQPASFISLAEDSGLIVPIGSWVLNRALQQTQQWRNTLPGAKDLTIFVNVSVRQLQDLRFVDAVRDALRATGISPAAVTLEITESVLMDQRELPTAIIQGLHACGVGLAIDDFGTGYSSLSQLRWLSAHTLKIDGSFVSELGYKDPSSASIIQLILGMARVLNLRVIAEGVETPAQLNELRRLGVRHAQGYLWCAPLPAHEIPKQLQTHAPEPPLHNAQPRKLPRRSDR; encoded by the coding sequence ATGAAACAGGTGCCGATGCTTCATACGCCGGCCGTCCCCGAGGCCCGCATCAGCGGTGACCTGAACGGAACAATCACTGCCTGGAATGCCGGCGCCGCCGAAATGTTCGGCTTCAGCGCTGGCGAAGCAATCGGCCGGAACTATGACCTGCTGACCACCACGAACGGAACCATCCTCCACCGTGAGGTCCTGGAACATCTCCGGGCCGGAAAAGGCTCCAGCGCGGTCCGGGCGCGCTGGCGGCGCCACGACGGCCGGGTCGCCGAGGTTTCACTCACGCACTCACCCCGGTTCGACGCCGACGGAATCCTGATCGGCAGCACCACCATCGCACGGGACGTCACTGCGGTGGCGCAGCTGCAGGACGAGGCCGGCAACGAACGCGAACGGCTCATCGAAGCCCAGGAGATGGCCCATGTGGGGAGCGCCGAATATGATTTCTCCTCGGGCCGGTGGTGGCATTCGGAGGAATTTGGCCGTCTTCTGGACCTCACCACGGGCGAGAACGTCTCAGTATCCATGCTTCTGGAAAAAATCCATCCCCAGGACCGCGACGGTGTCAGGACCGACTGGCATTCTTTGGACGGGGCCGGTTCCCGGCATGTTGACCGGGAGCTGCGCCTCATCCAACCAACCGGTGACGTGCGTTGGATTCAGGCCAGTGTCAGGGTCACCGGCACCGGCATCCGGACCAGGGTGCTCATCACCGCCCTGGACATCACCGCCCGTAAACTGGCCGAAGCCGTCCTGACCCATCAGGCATCCCATGACGCCCTGACCGGGCTACCCAACCGGATCCTGATCAACACCATCCTCCATGACCTCCTGGGCCGCAAAGCATCCAGGGTTGTGGTGTTTTTCCTCGACGTTGACCGGTTTAAGACCGTCAACGACGCCGTCGGCCATGCCGCCGGCGACGCCATCCTCACTCAGCTCGCGGCCAGGCTCCGTCCCGCCATCCGTCCCGGCGACACCGTTGGCCGGTTCGGCGGTGACGAATTCATCGTGATCTGCCAAAATCTGCACGCAACGGGGGCTACCGCCGTAGCCGAACGGCTCCGCGCCGCTGTCAAAGAGGCCTTCACCCTGGGCGGCCGCCGAATTTTCCTGAACATCAGCATCGGCATTGCTCCTGCCGGCCCGGGAGACACCGCGGAGACCATCCTCGACGCAGCCGACATGGCCATGTACCAAGCCAAAAACGCCGGCGGCGACCGCATCGCGGTCCGTGACTCCCGCACTCAGGCCGCCGCCACAGCCCGGCTCAACCTCGAATCCGACCTCCGCGTCGCCCTGGACCGGAACGAGCTCAGACTCCACTATCAACCCGTGATCGACGTCAAAACCGGGACGCCGATCGGTCTCGAAGCCCTCCTGCGCTGGGAACACCCCACACACGGCCTGCTCCAGCCCGCAAGCTTCATCAGCCTCGCCGAAGACAGTGGCCTGATCGTTCCCATTGGTAGCTGGGTCCTCAACCGAGCCCTCCAACAGACCCAACAATGGCGCAATACCCTGCCCGGCGCCAAGGATCTCACGATCTTCGTCAACGTCTCCGTGCGCCAACTCCAGGACCTGCGCTTCGTGGACGCCGTCCGGGACGCTCTCCGCGCGACGGGCATCAGCCCAGCCGCCGTCACCCTGGAAATCACCGAATCCGTACTCATGGATCAACGCGAACTGCCCACCGCCATCATCCAAGGCCTGCATGCGTGCGGCGTCGGCCTGGCCATCGACGATTTCGGTACCGGATACTCATCCCTGAGCCAGCTCCGGTGGCTATCCGCCCACACCCTGAAAATCGACGGGTCCTTCGTGTCAGAACTCGGCTATAAAGATCCCAGCAGCGCCTCCATCATCCAACTCATCCTCGGCATGGCCCGCGTCCTGAACCTCCGCGTCATCGCCGAAGGCGTCGAAACACCGGCGCAGCTGAACGAACTACGCAGGCTCGGTGTCCGCCACGCCCAGGGCTACCTCTGGTGCGCGCCCCTCCCGGCCCACGAAATACCAAAGCAGCTACAAACACATGCACCGGAACCCCCACTTCACAACGCCCAGCCCCGCAAACTCCCCCGTCGTTCGGATCGTTGA
- a CDS encoding integrase catalytic domain-containing protein, with the protein MSERRAVTKVLATEYRRASKARKGEILDQICAVTGWHRSHARKALGLVLRIRVVRPRPPRPLVYDSSVIDALRFCWAVQGTPCGRLLAAALPDLVPRLRRFEELQIEDGTAALLLRIAPATIDRRLKADRAKLDPRGRSHTKPGTLLKDSIPMRTWAEWDDARPGFVEIDLVGHEGGNSQGEFCFTLDITDIATGWTETVSVRNKAQKWVFAAIKEATAKFPFPVLGIDSDNGSEFINWGLFRWCEQEKLTFTRSRSGNKNDGATWSRRTGTSSVRPWVTTGTTPPANWIC; encoded by the coding sequence ATGAGCGAACGCAGGGCTGTCACGAAGGTTCTGGCCACGGAATACCGCCGTGCTTCCAAGGCCAGGAAGGGCGAGATCCTGGATCAGATCTGCGCGGTGACGGGCTGGCACCGCAGTCATGCTCGCAAGGCGCTGGGTCTGGTCCTGAGGATCAGGGTTGTCCGTCCCCGCCCGCCGAGGCCGCTGGTCTATGACAGCTCTGTGATCGACGCCCTGCGGTTCTGTTGGGCGGTGCAGGGCACGCCGTGCGGGCGGCTGCTGGCGGCGGCCCTGCCTGATCTGGTTCCGCGTCTGCGCCGGTTCGAGGAGCTTCAGATCGAGGACGGGACGGCGGCGCTGCTGTTGCGGATAGCGCCGGCGACCATTGACCGCCGGCTCAAGGCGGACCGGGCCAAACTGGATCCGCGGGGCCGGTCCCATACAAAGCCGGGAACGCTGCTGAAGGACTCCATCCCGATGCGGACCTGGGCCGAATGGGATGATGCTAGACCCGGTTTCGTGGAGATCGACCTGGTCGGTCACGAGGGCGGCAATTCCCAGGGCGAGTTCTGTTTCACCCTGGATATCACTGACATCGCGACGGGCTGGACGGAGACCGTATCGGTGCGGAACAAGGCGCAGAAGTGGGTGTTCGCCGCGATCAAAGAGGCGACCGCGAAGTTCCCCTTTCCCGTCCTGGGCATCGATTCGGACAACGGGTCCGAGTTCATCAACTGGGGGCTTTTTCGCTGGTGCGAGCAGGAGAAACTGACCTTCACCCGGTCCCGGTCAGGGAACAAGAACGACGGCGCCACGTGGAGCAGAAGAACTGGCACATCGTCCGTCAGACCGTGGGTTACCACCGGTACGACACCCCCGGCGAACTGGATCTGCTGA
- the paaA gene encoding 1,2-phenylacetyl-CoA epoxidase subunit PaaA, whose product MEANAQRNADSQAKDSQDADGQANFDRVIAEDSRIEPKDWMPDAYRKTLLRQISQHAHSEIIGMQPEANWISRAPSLKRKAILMAKVQDEAGHGLYLYSAAETLGQSRDKMMADLIAGKARYSSIFNYPALTWADMGAIGWLVDGAAICNQVPLCRASYGPYGRAMVRVCKEESFHQRQGFEILLELAHGTQEQKQMAQDAVNRWYAPALMMFGPPDDDSPNSRQSMAWNIKRFSNDELRSRFVGMMVEQVRVLGLTLPDSEIRFNEDTKKWEHGPLDWNEFHEVLAGRGPCNAQRLGRRREAHDDGAWVREAAAAYAAKQSLKTKEYAA is encoded by the coding sequence ATGGAAGCCAACGCCCAGCGCAACGCGGACAGCCAGGCCAAGGACAGCCAAGACGCGGACGGTCAGGCCAACTTTGACCGCGTGATCGCCGAAGACTCCCGCATTGAACCAAAAGACTGGATGCCGGACGCTTACCGCAAGACTCTCCTGCGCCAGATCTCCCAGCACGCGCACTCCGAGATCATCGGGATGCAGCCGGAAGCCAACTGGATATCCCGCGCGCCCAGCCTGAAGCGCAAGGCCATCCTCATGGCCAAGGTCCAGGACGAAGCCGGCCACGGGCTCTACCTGTACTCCGCCGCCGAGACGCTCGGCCAGAGCCGCGACAAGATGATGGCCGATCTCATCGCCGGCAAGGCCCGCTACTCCAGCATCTTCAACTACCCGGCCCTGACCTGGGCGGACATGGGTGCGATCGGCTGGCTGGTGGACGGCGCCGCCATCTGCAACCAGGTGCCGCTGTGCCGCGCCTCCTACGGCCCCTACGGCCGCGCCATGGTGCGCGTCTGCAAGGAAGAGTCGTTCCACCAGCGGCAGGGCTTCGAGATCCTGCTGGAACTAGCCCACGGCACCCAAGAGCAGAAGCAGATGGCCCAGGACGCGGTGAACCGCTGGTACGCCCCGGCGCTGATGATGTTCGGCCCGCCGGACGACGATTCGCCCAACTCCCGCCAGTCCATGGCCTGGAATATCAAGCGCTTCAGCAACGACGAACTCCGCAGCCGCTTCGTGGGAATGATGGTGGAGCAGGTCCGCGTGCTGGGCCTCACCCTCCCGGACAGCGAGATCCGCTTCAACGAGGACACCAAAAAGTGGGAGCACGGCCCGCTGGACTGGAACGAGTTCCACGAAGTCCTCGCCGGCCGCGGCCCCTGCAACGCCCAGCGCCTTGGGCGCCGGAGGGAAGCGCACGACGACGGCGCCTGGGTCCGCGAAGCAGCCGCGGCCTATGCAGCAAAACAGTCACTGAAGACAAAGGAATACGCAGCATGA
- the paaB gene encoding 1,2-phenylacetyl-CoA epoxidase subunit PaaB has product MSETQGPEVSTGSTTERAWGLWEVFVRSSRGLSHVHAGSLHAPDAAMALRNARDLYTRRNEGVSIWVVPADAIAASDPDSKGSFFESPQGKDYRHATYYTKSEGVKHL; this is encoded by the coding sequence ATGAGCGAGACACAAGGCCCGGAGGTTTCGACAGGCTCAACCACCGAAAGGGCGTGGGGCTTGTGGGAGGTCTTTGTCCGGTCGAGCCGCGGCCTGTCCCACGTCCACGCCGGATCCCTGCATGCGCCGGATGCCGCCATGGCACTGCGCAACGCCCGCGACCTCTACACCCGCCGCAATGAGGGCGTATCCATCTGGGTGGTCCCGGCCGACGCCATCGCCGCCAGCGATCCCGACTCCAAGGGTTCATTCTTCGAGTCCCCGCAGGGCAAGGACTACCGGCACGCCACGTACTACACCAAGAGCGAAGGGGTGAAGCACCTGTGA
- the paaC gene encoding 1,2-phenylacetyl-CoA epoxidase subunit PaaC encodes MSNESATRITPGNALRPEDIALEVRTGLARPTEDVAEYALRLGDDGLILAQRLGHWISRGPELEEDVALGNIALDQLGHARSFLTYAGGAWDKTEDDLAYFRREHEFRSAAIFEQPNGDFAATIARQFVVSYYQFELYRGLTQSTDATLAAIAAKAVKEVDYHRDHSAQWVLRLAGGTDESRTRMIQGLKQMWPYVAELFQDDELTTRLTETGAAVEPSSLRADFDRLTGEVLKEAELEVPDGPAAPGGGRHGRHSEHLGYLLAEMQVLAREYPGASW; translated from the coding sequence GTGAGCAACGAATCCGCCACCCGCATCACCCCCGGCAACGCACTGCGCCCGGAGGACATCGCCCTGGAGGTCCGCACCGGCCTGGCCAGGCCCACCGAGGACGTGGCCGAGTACGCGCTGCGTCTCGGGGACGACGGCCTGATCCTCGCGCAGCGCCTGGGCCACTGGATCTCCCGCGGCCCCGAGCTGGAGGAGGACGTGGCCCTGGGCAACATCGCCCTGGACCAGCTGGGCCATGCCCGGAGCTTCCTCACCTACGCTGGCGGCGCCTGGGACAAGACCGAGGATGATCTGGCGTACTTCCGGCGCGAGCACGAGTTCCGGTCGGCGGCCATCTTTGAGCAGCCCAACGGCGACTTCGCGGCCACCATTGCCCGGCAGTTCGTGGTGAGCTATTACCAGTTCGAGCTCTACCGCGGCCTCACGCAATCCACAGACGCCACCCTGGCCGCCATCGCCGCCAAGGCCGTGAAGGAAGTGGACTACCACCGGGACCACAGCGCCCAGTGGGTCCTCCGCCTGGCCGGCGGCACGGACGAATCCCGCACCCGGATGATCCAAGGCCTGAAGCAGATGTGGCCCTACGTTGCCGAGCTGTTTCAGGACGACGAGTTGACCACCCGCCTGACTGAAACGGGCGCCGCCGTCGAGCCTTCCAGCCTGCGCGCCGACTTTGACCGCCTGACCGGCGAAGTCCTCAAAGAAGCCGAGCTGGAGGTGCCGGACGGGCCGGCTGCCCCCGGCGGCGGTCGGCACGGCCGGCACTCCGAGCACCTAGGTTACCTCCTCGCGGAGATGCAGGTGCTGGCGCGCGAGTACCCCGGAGCAAGCTGGTGA
- the paaD gene encoding 1,2-phenylacetyl-CoA epoxidase subunit PaaD — MTAVATAAGEQTQQQQAWDIAATVCDPEIPVLTIEDLGILRDVQITADHGVRVTITPTYSGCPAMDAIRDDLKKAFAKEGYKAEVDLVLAPAWTTDWMTAAGKAKLQEYGIAPPSGMAAAGGHSGPIRLKMAVKCPQCSSLNTKELTRFGSTSCKALYVCKDCLEPFDYFKVL, encoded by the coding sequence GTGACGGCCGTGGCCACCGCTGCGGGTGAGCAGACACAACAGCAGCAGGCGTGGGACATCGCCGCCACGGTCTGCGATCCCGAGATCCCGGTGCTCACCATCGAGGACCTGGGCATCCTCCGCGACGTGCAGATCACAGCGGACCACGGAGTCCGCGTCACCATCACACCCACGTACTCGGGCTGCCCGGCCATGGACGCCATCCGCGATGACCTGAAAAAGGCGTTCGCCAAGGAAGGCTACAAAGCAGAGGTGGACCTGGTCCTCGCCCCGGCCTGGACCACCGACTGGATGACGGCCGCAGGGAAGGCGAAGCTGCAGGAGTACGGCATCGCGCCGCCGTCGGGCATGGCAGCAGCCGGCGGCCACAGCGGCCCCATCAGGCTCAAAATGGCCGTGAAATGCCCCCAGTGCTCCAGCCTGAACACCAAGGAGCTCACCCGCTTCGGCTCCACGTCCTGCAAGGCGCTGTACGTCTGCAAGGACTGCCTGGAACCGTTCGACTACTTCAAAGTCCTGTAA
- the paaE gene encoding 1,2-phenylacetyl-CoA epoxidase subunit PaaE, with protein MPVVRQTAAESALASGRRRPSFHTLTVNEVRRLTEDAIEVTFGVPQELAGQFDYLPGQYVALRTTLPDESGEPHEIRRSYSICAEPRTFPDGSSEIRVAVKQDLGGLFSTWANAELKAGDTLDVMSPMGAFVSKHGRDGKAVEQNVMNSMNHPEELAGEAASNGAGTFVAIAAGSGITPVIAIARTLLAANPETRFDLIYANKAAMDVMFLEELADLKDKYPQRLAIHHVLSREQRIAPLLSGRIDAGKLQQLLGTAIHADDVDEWFLCGPFELVQLCRDTLAERGVKPEHVRFELFTSGKPDRPEGHAGRPVVVDESQETYKITFKLDGLQGDVASPTHARESILNAALRVRADVPFACAGGVCGTCRAKLVTGTVTMDENYALEQDELDKGYVLTCQSHPTSKEVTVDFDV; from the coding sequence ATGCCTGTTGTGCGCCAGACCGCCGCCGAATCGGCGCTAGCCAGCGGCCGCCGTCGTCCGTCCTTCCACACCCTGACCGTCAATGAGGTGCGCCGCCTGACCGAGGACGCCATCGAGGTCACGTTCGGCGTCCCCCAAGAGCTCGCCGGCCAGTTCGACTACCTGCCCGGCCAGTACGTGGCCCTGCGCACCACGCTGCCGGATGAGAGCGGCGAGCCGCACGAGATCCGCCGCAGCTACTCCATCTGCGCCGAGCCACGCACGTTCCCGGACGGCAGCAGCGAGATCCGGGTGGCTGTGAAGCAGGACCTGGGCGGGCTGTTCTCCACGTGGGCCAACGCGGAGCTGAAGGCGGGGGACACCCTGGACGTCATGAGCCCCATGGGCGCTTTTGTGTCCAAGCACGGCCGGGACGGCAAGGCCGTGGAGCAGAACGTCATGAACTCCATGAACCACCCGGAGGAGCTGGCGGGGGAGGCCGCGTCGAACGGGGCGGGCACGTTTGTGGCCATCGCTGCGGGGAGCGGCATCACCCCGGTGATCGCGATCGCCCGCACGCTGCTGGCCGCCAACCCGGAGACGCGCTTTGACCTGATCTACGCCAACAAGGCCGCCATGGACGTGATGTTCCTGGAGGAGCTGGCGGACCTGAAGGACAAGTACCCGCAGCGGCTGGCCATCCACCACGTGCTGTCCCGGGAGCAGCGGATCGCGCCGTTGCTCAGCGGACGGATCGACGCCGGGAAGCTCCAGCAGCTGCTGGGCACCGCCATCCACGCGGACGATGTGGACGAGTGGTTCCTGTGCGGGCCGTTCGAGCTGGTGCAGCTGTGCCGGGACACCCTGGCCGAGCGCGGGGTGAAGCCGGAGCACGTGCGGTTCGAACTGTTCACGTCGGGCAAGCCGGACCGCCCAGAGGGCCACGCCGGCCGCCCCGTGGTGGTGGACGAGTCCCAGGAGACGTACAAGATCACCTTCAAGCTGGACGGCCTGCAGGGCGACGTGGCCAGCCCCACGCACGCCCGCGAATCGATCCTGAACGCCGCGCTGCGGGTCCGCGCGGACGTGCCGTTCGCGTGCGCCGGGGGAGTGTGCGGCACGTGCCGCGCCAAACTGGTCACCGGCACCGTGACCATGGACGAAAACTACGCGCTGGAGCAGGATGAACTGGACAAGGGGTACGTCCTGACCTGCCAGAGCCACCCCACGAGCAAAGAAGTAACAGTCGACTTCGACGTGTGA
- a CDS encoding enoyl-CoA hydratase/isomerase family protein translates to MISLSIVNNVAEVVLDAPHKLNSLDEQALTDLTQAYDEAAAAASRGEVRALLLRGEGRAFCAGRDISAVTPETDDAEAYLGGLVQPLLQKMSAFPAPTFAAAHGACLGVGLGLLLATDVVYVAENAKFGSPFAKLGATLDSGGHWYFTERLGMHRTLDLIYTAELMSGTEAVAQGMFSRAMPANELLANTREIVTKVAAGATGAFTASKELVAHIRDQRLGLWDAMAEENAEQARLCKSADYAEGFRAFQEKRAPAFEGR, encoded by the coding sequence TTGATCTCCCTCTCCATCGTCAACAATGTCGCCGAAGTGGTCCTGGACGCGCCCCACAAGCTGAACTCGCTCGACGAACAGGCGCTCACTGATTTAACACAGGCGTACGACGAGGCCGCTGCCGCCGCCTCGCGCGGTGAGGTGCGGGCGCTGCTGCTCAGGGGAGAGGGCCGCGCCTTCTGCGCGGGCCGTGACATTTCGGCCGTGACGCCGGAGACGGACGACGCCGAAGCGTACCTGGGCGGGCTGGTGCAGCCGCTGCTGCAGAAGATGAGCGCATTCCCGGCACCTACCTTCGCCGCGGCACATGGCGCCTGCCTGGGGGTGGGGCTGGGCCTGCTGCTGGCCACGGACGTGGTGTACGTGGCGGAGAACGCCAAGTTCGGCTCGCCGTTCGCCAAGCTGGGCGCCACACTGGATTCGGGCGGGCACTGGTACTTCACGGAGCGACTGGGCATGCACCGGACGTTGGACCTGATCTACACGGCAGAGCTCATGTCCGGGACGGAGGCCGTGGCGCAGGGGATGTTCAGCCGGGCGATGCCTGCGAATGAATTGTTGGCCAACACCCGGGAAATTGTGACGAAGGTTGCCGCCGGCGCCACGGGCGCGTTCACGGCGAGCAAGGAGCTGGTGGCACACATCCGCGACCAGCGGCTGGGGCTGTGGGACGCCATGGCCGAGGAAAACGCTGAGCAGGCCCGGCTCTGCAAAAGCGCGGACTATGCCGAAGGCTTCAGGGCGTTCCAAGAGAAGCGGGCGCCTGCCTTCGAAGGTCGGTGA